In one window of Pseudomonas sp. IAC-BECa141 DNA:
- a CDS encoding carbonic anhydrase, producing MRDIIDGFLRFQREVYPQRVELFKQLATEQNPKALFVTCSDSRVVPELLTQREPGELFVIRNAGNIVPSYGPEPGGVSATVEYAVAVLGVKDIVICGHSDCGAMGAISRCTCLDHLPAVANWLRHSDAAKAINAAHEFDTPRDKLDGLVRENVIAQLANLRTHPSVALALEQGSLNLHGWVYDIEAGCIDALDGATRRFVKLSDSPTTVAVAARNVDHV from the coding sequence ATGCGTGACATTATTGATGGCTTTCTGCGTTTTCAGCGCGAGGTGTATCCACAGCGCGTCGAGCTTTTCAAGCAGCTCGCGACAGAACAGAACCCCAAGGCGCTGTTCGTCACGTGCTCGGACAGTCGTGTAGTGCCTGAACTCCTCACACAGCGCGAACCGGGCGAGCTATTCGTGATCCGCAACGCCGGCAACATCGTGCCGTCGTACGGACCTGAACCGGGTGGGGTTTCGGCCACTGTCGAATATGCGGTTGCCGTGCTCGGCGTAAAGGACATCGTGATTTGCGGCCATTCGGATTGTGGGGCGATGGGCGCGATTTCACGCTGCACCTGTCTGGATCATCTTCCGGCCGTTGCCAACTGGCTTCGTCACTCGGATGCGGCGAAAGCGATTAACGCCGCGCATGAATTCGATACGCCACGTGACAAGCTCGATGGCCTCGTTCGCGAAAACGTGATTGCACAATTGGCGAACCTGCGCACTCATCCATCGGTGGCGCTCGCGCTCGAGCAGGGGAGTTTGAATCTGCATGGCTGGGTCTATGACATCGAGGCAGGTTGCATCGATGCGCTGGATGGCGCCACTCGGCGTTTCGTCAAACTTTCCGATTCACCGACCACCGTTGCCGTTGCTGCGCGCAACGTTGATCACGTGTAA
- a CDS encoding GntR family transcriptional regulator, producing the protein MNSLSSDARLPLYQRLRDHLAEQIANNRWRPGEAIPTEAALSAEYQLSTGTVRKAVDSLVSEGILERQQGRGTFVRRPQFQSSLFRFFRFQTAAGERQVPESRILSIEAVAAPSAVAQALGLPVEAPVIRIVRVRLLEVQPVLAEEIWLPRNRFQALLEVDLSRKGPLLYPIYEEICGQVVAYAEETLTAESVSEVHARLLQVPVSSPVVVIERLARDYAGTPLEWRRSRGHAEHFRYSVDIR; encoded by the coding sequence ATGAATTCTCTTTCCAGTGATGCTCGCCTGCCGCTTTACCAACGCCTGCGTGACCACTTGGCTGAACAGATCGCTAACAACCGCTGGCGTCCAGGCGAGGCTATTCCCACTGAGGCCGCACTGTCAGCGGAATACCAGTTGTCTACTGGCACCGTGCGCAAAGCGGTCGATTCGTTGGTCAGCGAGGGAATTCTTGAGCGGCAACAAGGCCGAGGCACTTTCGTTCGCCGACCCCAGTTTCAATCGTCGTTGTTTCGATTCTTTCGTTTTCAAACCGCTGCCGGCGAACGCCAGGTACCGGAGAGTCGCATTCTGTCCATCGAAGCAGTAGCCGCGCCTTCAGCTGTAGCCCAAGCGTTAGGGTTACCGGTCGAAGCGCCGGTTATCCGCATTGTCCGTGTTCGATTGCTCGAAGTTCAGCCCGTGCTTGCCGAAGAGATCTGGCTGCCGCGCAACCGCTTTCAAGCACTGCTGGAAGTTGACCTCAGCCGGAAAGGCCCACTGCTATATCCGATCTACGAAGAAATCTGCGGTCAGGTCGTCGCCTACGCCGAAGAGACACTCACGGCTGAATCGGTGAGTGAGGTGCATGCTCGACTGCTGCAGGTACCGGTCAGCAGCCCAGTGGTAGTGATCGAGCGATTGGCTCGTGATTACGCCGGCACACCACTGGAGTGGCGTCGTTCCCGTGGGCATGCGGAGCACTTCCGATACAGCGTGGATATCCGCTAG
- a CDS encoding MFS transporter, with protein MFSWYRQITPRERKTFWACFGGWSLDALEVQMFGLAIPALIAAFALTKGDAGLISGVTLVTSAIGGWVGGTLSDRYGRVRTLQWMILWFSFFTFLSAFVTGFHQLLIVKALQGFGIGGEWAAGAVLMAETINPGLRGKVMGTVQSAWAVGWGLAVGVFALIYSFVPQDMAWRVMFIVGLLPSFLIIWVRRNVEEPDSFQRLQKEKAIPQSFFKSLAGIFRPELIRVTLFGGLLGLGAHGGYHAVMTWLPTFLKSERNLSVLNSGGYLAVIIFAFWCGCVVSGFLIDRIGRRKNIVLFALCCVVTVQCYVFLPLTNTQMLFLGFPLGFFAAGIPASLGALFNELYPADVRGAGVGFCYNFGRVLSAVFPFLVGHMSDSMSLGSAIGIDAGIAYGVAVIAALCLPETRGRSLEASNTSVAVAINGNESARA; from the coding sequence ATGTTCAGCTGGTATCGCCAAATCACTCCTCGGGAGCGCAAAACGTTTTGGGCCTGCTTCGGCGGATGGTCGCTCGACGCACTGGAAGTACAAATGTTTGGCTTGGCGATTCCGGCGCTGATCGCCGCATTCGCCCTGACAAAGGGTGACGCGGGACTAATCAGTGGCGTTACGCTGGTTACTTCGGCCATCGGCGGATGGGTAGGGGGGACATTGTCCGACCGCTACGGCCGGGTACGCACGCTGCAATGGATGATCTTGTGGTTCTCGTTCTTCACCTTTCTGTCGGCGTTCGTCACTGGTTTCCATCAGTTGCTGATCGTCAAAGCACTTCAAGGCTTCGGCATTGGCGGTGAGTGGGCGGCCGGCGCGGTGCTGATGGCCGAGACCATCAACCCTGGACTTCGTGGCAAGGTAATGGGTACGGTGCAAAGCGCCTGGGCTGTGGGTTGGGGCCTGGCGGTCGGTGTGTTTGCGTTGATTTATTCGTTCGTGCCGCAGGATATGGCCTGGCGTGTGATGTTTATCGTTGGCTTGCTGCCGTCGTTCCTGATTATCTGGGTACGGCGCAATGTTGAGGAGCCTGATAGTTTCCAGCGCCTGCAAAAAGAAAAAGCCATCCCGCAAAGTTTCTTCAAATCCCTGGCAGGTATCTTCCGTCCTGAACTGATTCGCGTGACGCTATTCGGTGGTCTGTTGGGCTTGGGCGCGCACGGTGGTTACCACGCAGTGATGACCTGGCTGCCGACGTTCCTCAAGAGCGAGCGTAACCTCTCGGTGCTGAACTCTGGTGGTTACCTCGCAGTGATCATCTTCGCCTTTTGGTGCGGATGCGTGGTCAGTGGATTTTTGATCGACCGCATTGGCCGTCGTAAAAACATCGTGCTGTTCGCGTTGTGCTGTGTCGTCACTGTGCAGTGTTACGTGTTCCTGCCACTGACCAATACCCAGATGCTGTTCCTGGGGTTCCCGCTCGGCTTTTTTGCGGCCGGTATTCCCGCAAGCCTTGGCGCGTTATTCAACGAGCTATACCCGGCAGACGTGCGCGGTGCCGGTGTGGGCTTCTGCTACAACTTTGGCCGAGTGCTGTCAGCGGTATTCCCGTTCCTGGTCGGCCACATGAGCGACTCCATGTCCCTTGGCTCTGCGATTGGTATCGACGCCGGGATTGCCTATGGCGTGGCGGTGATCGCGGCACTTTGTCTGCCGGAAACCCGTGGACGCAGCCTCGAAGCTTCAAATACATCGGTGGCAGTAGCGATCAACGGCAACGAGAGTGCGCGGGCCTGA
- a CDS encoding amidohydrolase family protein, with product MTDTCSTPITGIDSHAHVFSRDLNLIGERRYTPDYNATLEQYLTHLHAHGLSHGVLVQPSFLGTDNSYLLAALRQAPDQLRGVVVLEPGVSRAMLNDMDRLGAVGVRLNLMGKALPDFRNSAWRAFFSHIADLDWHVELHREVKDLPGLIHQLAPFGLKLVIDHFGRPDANSGVDQPGFCELLELGSKGSIWMKVSGIYRLGGTPQQNINFARVALPLLEQSFGVRQLVWGSDWPHTQHEQSIGFRTVVDQLKALECSPQVSYSLLVQAPRRLFGFAKGKS from the coding sequence ATGACTGATACCTGCTCTACACCGATCACCGGCATCGACTCCCATGCTCATGTGTTTAGCCGTGATCTGAATTTGATCGGTGAACGGCGCTACACCCCTGATTACAACGCCACGCTTGAGCAGTATCTGACGCACTTGCACGCTCATGGCCTAAGCCATGGCGTATTGGTGCAACCGAGCTTTCTCGGTACTGACAATAGCTACTTGCTGGCGGCGTTGAGGCAAGCGCCGGATCAGTTGCGAGGCGTGGTTGTGCTGGAGCCAGGCGTCAGTCGCGCCATGTTGAATGACATGGATCGCCTGGGCGCGGTCGGCGTTCGCTTGAACCTGATGGGCAAGGCGTTACCTGATTTTCGTAACAGTGCCTGGAGAGCGTTTTTCAGCCACATTGCTGATCTTGACTGGCATGTCGAATTGCATCGGGAGGTAAAGGATCTGCCTGGGCTGATTCATCAATTGGCCCCGTTCGGTTTGAAGTTGGTGATCGATCACTTTGGCCGGCCGGATGCCAATTCGGGCGTCGATCAGCCCGGTTTTTGCGAGTTACTGGAGTTGGGGTCAAAAGGTTCGATCTGGATGAAGGTATCGGGAATCTATCGTTTGGGAGGTACGCCGCAACAGAACATCAATTTCGCTCGAGTGGCATTACCGCTGCTGGAACAAAGTTTTGGCGTTCGCCAGTTGGTGTGGGGTAGCGACTGGCCGCATACGCAGCATGAGCAAAGCATCGGTTTTCGCACCGTAGTCGATCAGTTAAAAGCCCTGGAGTGTTCGCCGCAGGTTAGCTATTCGCTTCTGGTGCAAGCCCCTCGAAGGTTGTTCGGTTTTGCGAAAGGCAAAAGCTGA
- a CDS encoding GntP family permease encodes MTPLDIDLLLTALVSVLVLVGLIVSRLKMHPLLALLVVSVGVGFATGMEPESIVSHVITGAGKTLGAVGVVIALGAMLGKILADAGVTEQIAEVILKRTSDRMIPWAMMMVAFVIGIPMFFEVGLVIMLPLIFSVARKLESQARFKGSAYVYVGVPVIAALAAMHGMVPPHPGPLTAIAALKTSVGPTMLYGFLAAIPAMILGGPLYGAFISPRMSTRPDQVLLDQFTLAEKADDQPSTSVWLGVLAALLPAILMLIHAVAEMLLPKGNAILKMASFLGNPLIAMLLGVLFAGASLVLARGGDAGQLRESLGKSLKPIASIIMIIAGGGAFQELLTSAKVGDAIVHLTQQSAFPPLILGWLIAMLLSVSTGSATVGIVGAAGLLAPLAGADPSLNLPLLALSIGCGSLFFNYANHAGFWMVKESFGMTMGEATKTISVVQSIVAVVGLIVVLMLNAAVTVT; translated from the coding sequence ATGACCCCCTTAGATATAGACCTGTTACTGACCGCATTGGTGAGCGTCCTGGTGCTGGTGGGGCTCATCGTGTCACGTCTCAAAATGCACCCGCTCCTGGCCTTGCTGGTGGTTTCCGTGGGCGTCGGCTTTGCAACCGGAATGGAGCCGGAATCCATCGTCTCCCACGTGATCACCGGCGCCGGAAAGACACTGGGTGCAGTAGGGGTGGTCATCGCGCTTGGAGCGATGCTGGGCAAAATTCTTGCTGACGCAGGTGTCACAGAGCAGATCGCCGAGGTCATCCTCAAGCGGACATCGGATCGGATGATCCCTTGGGCCATGATGATGGTTGCATTTGTAATTGGTATTCCCATGTTTTTCGAGGTAGGCCTGGTGATCATGCTGCCGCTGATATTCAGCGTGGCGCGAAAACTGGAAAGCCAGGCTCGCTTCAAAGGTTCAGCGTATGTGTATGTGGGTGTTCCGGTGATTGCGGCACTTGCAGCCATGCACGGGATGGTACCGCCGCACCCTGGCCCCTTGACGGCCATCGCCGCGCTCAAAACCTCGGTTGGGCCCACAATGCTCTATGGCTTCCTTGCCGCAATTCCTGCAATGATTTTGGGCGGCCCGCTTTATGGCGCATTCATTTCGCCGCGTATGAGCACCCGGCCGGATCAGGTTTTGCTGGATCAGTTCACCCTGGCTGAAAAAGCCGACGATCAACCAAGCACCAGCGTATGGCTTGGCGTGCTGGCAGCCTTGCTACCGGCGATCCTGATGCTGATTCATGCCGTCGCCGAGATGCTATTACCCAAGGGCAATGCAATCCTGAAGATGGCCAGTTTCTTGGGCAATCCCCTGATAGCCATGCTTCTGGGCGTTCTGTTCGCAGGGGCGAGTCTGGTACTCGCGCGAGGTGGCGATGCAGGGCAACTGCGCGAATCCCTGGGCAAGAGCCTCAAGCCCATCGCTTCAATCATCATGATCATCGCCGGCGGTGGTGCCTTTCAGGAACTGCTGACCAGCGCCAAGGTAGGCGATGCCATTGTGCACCTGACCCAGCAGTCTGCGTTCCCTCCGCTGATCCTGGGTTGGTTGATCGCCATGCTGCTCTCGGTATCTACCGGTTCAGCCACTGTAGGTATCGTTGGTGCTGCGGGTTTGCTGGCGCCGCTTGCAGGTGCTGATCCCAGCCTCAACCTGCCGCTGCTAGCCTTGTCCATAGGCTGTGGCTCGCTGTTCTTCAACTATGCGAACCATGCGGGCTTCTGGATGGTGAAGGAATCCTTTGGCATGACTATGGGCGAAGCCACCAAAACCATTTCGGTGGTTCAATCCATCGTAGCCGTGGTCGGTTTGATTGTGGTGTTGATGTTGAATGCGGCTGTCACGGTGACTTGA
- a CDS encoding YeeE/YedE family protein → MHIDWINFTPWTSLGGGALIGLAASLFVLANGRIAGISGLLGSVMQFDSEGWSEKALFLLGLLLAPLLWGALTVLPEIEIKTEWPALIIAGLLVGVGTRYGSGCTSGHGVCGISRLSPRSIVATVCFMTAGFATVYVIRHVLGA, encoded by the coding sequence ATGCACATCGATTGGATCAACTTCACACCCTGGACGTCATTAGGCGGCGGCGCCTTGATAGGGCTGGCGGCCAGCTTGTTCGTTCTCGCTAATGGTCGTATCGCGGGCATCAGCGGCTTGCTAGGTAGCGTGATGCAATTTGATAGTGAAGGCTGGAGCGAAAAGGCGTTGTTTCTTCTTGGTCTTTTACTTGCGCCCTTGTTGTGGGGAGCGTTGACCGTTTTGCCGGAAATAGAGATCAAGACAGAGTGGCCGGCCCTGATTATTGCGGGGCTGCTCGTCGGCGTGGGAACCCGTTACGGCTCGGGCTGTACGAGTGGTCACGGCGTGTGCGGGATCTCCCGGTTGTCTCCTCGCTCCATCGTGGCAACGGTGTGTTTTATGACCGCCGGCTTCGCAACGGTGTACGTCATTCGTCATGTTTTGGGAGCTTGA
- a CDS encoding DUF6691 family protein, whose product MIKLSAFFAGLIFGLGLLLAGMANPAKVLAFLDVAGAWDPSLALVMGGAIAVAIIPLNWARKNKQSLLGARMQIPVKRELDSRLIGGSLVFGVGWGIAGICPGPAVATLLTGHWQIIIFVLAMLAGMYLFSVLESRRVC is encoded by the coding sequence ATGATCAAGTTGAGCGCATTTTTTGCAGGGTTGATCTTTGGCTTAGGTCTACTCCTGGCAGGCATGGCGAACCCTGCCAAGGTATTGGCTTTTCTTGATGTCGCCGGAGCTTGGGATCCGTCACTTGCTCTGGTGATGGGAGGGGCGATTGCAGTGGCGATTATTCCCCTGAATTGGGCGCGCAAGAACAAGCAATCCTTGCTGGGTGCCCGCATGCAGATACCCGTAAAGCGAGAGCTGGACTCCCGCTTGATTGGCGGCAGTCTAGTGTTCGGTGTTGGTTGGGGAATTGCGGGGATTTGTCCTGGGCCGGCTGTAGCTACTCTGCTGACGGGGCACTGGCAAATAATCATTTTCGTGTTGGCTATGTTGGCCGGTATGTATTTGTTCTCTGTATTGGAAAGCCGACGCGTGTGTTGA
- a CDS encoding autotransporter domain-containing protein, giving the protein MALAICSLLFVSSSAYALSASCTTLNGLSGSGSFSRSFPAGSFSAGESVSVTFSDNGGNVGNSNPSSADNVILRNPTTFSPYFDYRSNTGSAGSHAGSASAANLTNGLFISTKVGTYLSTVTINCGAAVSSDATLSNLIPSAGTLSPSFSSGTSTYNVAVASNVSSITFTPTASDSNATITINGMSVGSGATSPAISLNTGSNTISVLGTAQDGSTTHLYTITVTRAVAAPDASNVSATVASNSSGNPITLALSGGTATSVAVASAPLHGLATASGTSISYTPASGYSGPDSFTYTASNLSGTSSPATVTLTVTAPTLVLTPAAGALPAGQAGTAYSQSFSSTGGSAPYSYTSSGVPAGLTLDAASGVLSGTPASPGSYNLSVSVTDQHGAVGNANYTLSIAGGPVPVANPVSAAIAANSSGSIALSLAGGTATSVAVVTAPMHGSAMARGLTITYTPVAGFSGTDSFTYTASNASGTSPAATVNLTISAPTLIVSPAAGSLPAATIGARYSQALSVSGGSSPYRFSATGLPSGLNIDASSGTISGTPSEAGSATIAVQITDATGATLNVAYSLSIGGTLPSGADRSASLYAGQAVTVNLADGISGGPFTGAALVDTPSKAMGQTTLSGTSLTFVAAAQASGAAIIRYTLSNRWGASQPITLTLQVAGRSDPSKDQEVIGMLGAQAQSAARFARAQIDNFNDRLEQLHDKENRRGSSFNLQLGLPQSRQSRTGNTSASEMYQALSSLSGSDRTASPQLSAAPGSNSGLLGDENLSFWSGGYVNVSDTRRDDVKLDSTMVGMSAGVDYRFFDAFTAGIGFGYGRDSSDIGSEGSHSKGDSFSGAIYGSFHPGRVFIDGLLGYSNLSFDSRRYVTDNGGYAKGSRDGDQIFGSLSSGYEFREDTWRIAPYGRVDVSSTKLDGFRESGSGAFDLAYAAQRMSVLSGTGGLRGQYGLSLKPTEVTLRGRLEYSHTFSGDSTAHMGYADISDATYGVSTQGQSENLMTVALGADFSLPGGLTTGVTYQGSYGLGDDSRSHALMLRLATRF; this is encoded by the coding sequence ATGGCACTCGCCATTTGCAGCCTGCTGTTTGTTTCATCTTCGGCGTACGCGTTATCGGCCAGCTGCACGACGCTCAACGGTTTGAGCGGTTCGGGTAGCTTTTCTCGCTCCTTTCCTGCTGGTTCCTTTTCTGCCGGCGAGAGCGTCTCGGTCACGTTCAGTGACAACGGCGGCAACGTCGGCAACAGCAATCCGTCGTCCGCCGATAACGTGATCCTGCGCAACCCGACCACGTTCTCGCCCTACTTCGACTACCGCAGCAACACCGGCAGTGCAGGTAGTCATGCGGGCAGTGCTTCGGCTGCAAATCTGACCAACGGGCTGTTCATCAGCACCAAGGTCGGCACCTACCTGAGCACGGTGACCATCAACTGTGGTGCGGCGGTTTCCAGCGATGCCACCCTGTCGAACCTGATCCCTTCAGCCGGTACCTTGTCGCCTTCATTTTCATCGGGCACCAGTACCTACAATGTCGCGGTCGCGAGCAACGTATCTTCAATCACCTTCACGCCGACGGCCTCCGACAGTAACGCTACGATCACGATCAACGGAATGAGTGTGGGCTCGGGTGCTACATCGCCAGCAATCAGCCTGAACACGGGGTCGAACACGATCAGCGTATTGGGTACTGCCCAGGACGGGAGTACCACGCACCTGTACACCATCACGGTCACTCGGGCCGTCGCTGCGCCGGATGCGAGCAATGTCTCCGCGACCGTGGCTTCCAACAGTTCCGGCAATCCGATCACTTTGGCCCTCTCAGGCGGCACTGCGACGTCGGTTGCCGTTGCATCCGCCCCTTTACACGGGCTTGCCACCGCCAGCGGCACCTCCATCAGCTATACGCCGGCATCAGGTTACTCAGGCCCAGATAGCTTCACCTACACCGCCAGTAACTTGTCGGGCACCTCCTCCCCCGCGACGGTCACGCTAACGGTGACGGCGCCGACACTGGTGTTGACCCCGGCTGCCGGTGCGTTGCCTGCCGGTCAGGCGGGAACGGCCTACAGTCAATCATTCAGCTCGACCGGGGGCTCGGCGCCTTACAGCTATACAAGCTCCGGAGTTCCCGCAGGGCTGACTCTCGATGCAGCCAGTGGCGTTCTGAGTGGTACGCCCGCCAGTCCTGGCAGCTACAACCTCTCTGTCAGCGTGACGGATCAACATGGCGCCGTCGGCAATGCCAATTACACGCTGAGCATTGCGGGTGGGCCAGTGCCTGTGGCCAACCCGGTTTCCGCCGCCATCGCTGCCAATAGCAGCGGCAGTATTGCGCTGTCTCTGGCGGGAGGAACAGCCACGTCGGTCGCGGTTGTCACTGCACCAATGCACGGCAGTGCGATGGCCCGAGGCCTGACGATCACCTATACGCCAGTGGCCGGGTTCTCCGGGACGGACAGCTTCACCTACACCGCCAGTAATGCCTCAGGCACCTCGCCGGCAGCGACGGTCAATCTGACGATTTCAGCCCCTACCCTGATCGTTTCCCCCGCCGCCGGATCGCTGCCAGCGGCAACAATCGGTGCCCGTTACTCACAAGCATTGAGCGTAAGCGGTGGCAGCAGCCCCTATCGTTTCAGCGCCACTGGTCTGCCGTCGGGCCTGAACATCGATGCCTCCTCCGGGACAATTTCCGGCACACCTTCGGAAGCAGGCTCGGCGACCATTGCCGTGCAAATCACGGACGCCACCGGTGCGACGCTCAATGTCGCTTACAGCCTGAGCATCGGCGGCACGTTGCCAAGCGGCGCCGACCGCAGCGCATCCTTGTACGCCGGGCAGGCAGTCACCGTGAACCTGGCGGATGGCATCAGCGGCGGGCCATTCACCGGCGCGGCATTGGTGGACACGCCTTCCAAAGCCATGGGACAGACGACGCTCAGCGGGACGAGTCTGACATTTGTGGCTGCCGCACAAGCTTCAGGCGCTGCGATCATCCGTTACACCCTCAGCAATCGCTGGGGCGCGTCGCAACCCATCACCCTGACGCTGCAAGTGGCCGGACGTTCCGACCCGAGCAAAGACCAGGAAGTGATCGGCATGCTCGGCGCCCAAGCGCAAAGTGCCGCACGTTTTGCCCGCGCACAGATCGACAACTTCAACGACCGCCTCGAACAACTGCACGACAAAGAGAACCGTCGTGGCAGCAGCTTCAACCTGCAACTCGGCTTGCCGCAATCACGCCAGTCACGCACCGGCAATACCAGCGCCTCGGAGATGTACCAGGCACTGTCGTCACTCAGTGGCAGCGATCGCACAGCCTCCCCACAATTGTCCGCAGCCCCCGGCTCAAACAGCGGATTGCTGGGAGATGAGAACCTGTCGTTCTGGAGTGGTGGCTACGTCAACGTCAGTGATACCCGCCGAGACGATGTGAAGCTCGACAGCACCATGGTCGGTATGAGCGCCGGCGTCGACTATCGCTTCTTCGATGCCTTCACCGCCGGCATCGGTTTCGGGTACGGCCGGGACTCCAGCGATATCGGCTCCGAAGGCAGCCACAGCAAAGGCGATTCATTCAGCGGCGCGATCTACGGCAGCTTCCACCCTGGCCGCGTGTTCATCGACGGCTTGCTTGGGTATAGCAACCTGTCGTTCGACAGTCGCCGCTATGTGACCGATAACGGCGGATACGCCAAGGGCTCGCGTGACGGCGATCAGATCTTCGGCTCGCTCAGCTCGGGTTATGAATTCAGGGAAGACACCTGGCGTATCGCACCTTATGGCCGTGTCGACGTGTCATCGACGAAGCTCGATGGATTTCGCGAATCCGGCAGCGGCGCGTTCGACCTTGCATACGCGGCACAACGCATGAGCGTGTTGTCCGGAACCGGTGGTTTGCGGGGGCAATATGGCCTGTCGCTGAAGCCGACGGAAGTGACGCTGCGTGGTCGCCTCGAATACAGCCACACCTTCAGCGGTGACAGCACGGCGCACATGGGGTACGCCGACATCAGTGACGCCACCTATGGCGTGTCCACCCAGGGGCAAAGCGAAAACCTGATGACCGTCGCACTGGGAGCTGACTTCTCACTGCCCGGTGGCTTGACGACAGGCGTGACCTATCAAGGGTCATACGGATTGGGGGACGACTCCAGATCTCATGCGCTGATGCTCAGACTTGCAACGCGATTCTGA
- a CDS encoding cupin domain-containing protein: MTAKDVITALDLEPHVEGGFFRRTYQADHRDMLETIGGPRYLMTSIYYLLTEESPVGQFHFNHSDILHYFHLGDAIEYSLIHADGSLQTLVMGSDVLAGQQLQFHVPGGIWKASRLLNGENGFGLISEAVSRCNILLRVMYIMLKKMF; this comes from the coding sequence ATGACCGCCAAGGACGTGATCACTGCTCTGGATCTGGAACCGCACGTTGAAGGCGGTTTTTTTCGCAGAACCTATCAGGCCGACCACCGGGACATGCTCGAAACTATCGGCGGACCGCGGTATCTGATGACGTCGATTTACTACTTGCTGACCGAGGAATCGCCGGTGGGCCAGTTTCATTTCAATCATTCCGACATCCTGCATTATTTCCATCTGGGCGACGCCATCGAATACAGCCTGATTCATGCAGACGGTTCACTACAGACATTGGTGATGGGTAGTGACGTCCTGGCTGGACAGCAACTGCAGTTCCACGTACCGGGCGGAATCTGGAAAGCATCCAGATTGCTGAATGGCGAGAATGGATTCGGGTTGATCAGCGAAGCGGTTTCACGTTGTAATATTTTGTTACGTGTAATGTATATTATGTTAAAGAAGATGTTTTGA